A region from the Salvia splendens isolate huo1 chromosome 15, SspV2, whole genome shotgun sequence genome encodes:
- the LOC121767008 gene encoding (+)-pulegone reductase-like, whose protein sequence is MKLNTRIPPESTGKMGEEISNKQVILSNYVKTSLKESDMSLRTSKIQLKIPSGCEGAVLVKNLYLSIDPFILALMKNQELELPSFTLDSPIYGFGVSKVQDSSHPNFKTGKLVWGFTGWEEYSLIKDPDQLFKVQDKDLPLSYYIWILGMPGMTTYVGFFKFCSPKKGETVYVSAASGAVGQLVGQFAKIAGCYVVGSGGAKKRSIS, encoded by the exons ATGAAGCTGAACACCAGAATTCCACCAGAATCAACTGGCAAAATGGGTGAGGAAATTAGCAACAAGCAAGTGATACTCAGCAACTATGTCAAAACATCTTTGAAAGAATCCGATATGTCGCTGagaacttccaaaattcagctCAAAATTCCCAGCGGTTGCGAAGGCGCCGTTTTGGTGAAGAATCTCTACTTATCCATCGATCCTTTTATTCTTGCCCTCATGAAGAATCAGGAGCTCGAATTACCTTCTTTCACGCTGGATTCT CCTATTTATGGATTTGGAGTGTCGAAAGTACAGGATTCGTCTCATCCAAATTTCAAGACGGGCAAGCTAGTTTGGGGGTTTACTGGCTGGGAGGAGTATAGCCTTATTAAAGATCCAGACCAATTGTTTAAGGTTCAAGATAAAGATTTGCCCCTCTCTTATTATATATGGATTCTTG GCATGCCTGGCATGACAACTTATGTTGGTTTTTTCAAGTTTTGCTCTCCCAAAAAGGGGGAAACTGTGTATGTCTCTGCTGCATCCGGAGCTGTTGGTCAGCTCGTTGGTCAGTTTGCAAAGATCGCAGGGTGTTACGTTGTTGGGAGTGGGGGAGCAAAGAAAAG GTCGATCTCTTGA
- the LOC121768492 gene encoding norbelladine synthase-like, producing the protein MYGTMSAEMTVDVPASEAWKLYGTLQLLKVAEKANSDFISRVDIVQGDGGAGTILELVFRPGMGGGMKSFKEKFVVVDNEKRVKEVEVVEGGFLDLGFTLYRVRFNVMEVEGNEKQCITRSTIEYELKEEAAANFEIASIKPYIGLMLLCAKYLLRNNDN; encoded by the exons ATGTACGGAACAATGTCCGCTGAGATGACAGTTGATGTACCGGCATCCGAAGCGTGGAAGCTCTACGGCACTCTACAGCTCCTCAAAGTGGCGGAGAAAGCCAACTCCGACTTTATCAGCCGGGTCGACATCGTCCAAGGGGACGGCGGCGCCGGAACCATTCTCGAGCTCGTTTTCCGTCCAG GGATGGGAGGGGGGATGAAGTCGTTCAAGGAGAAATTCGTGGTGGTGGATAACGAGAAGCGTGTGAAGGAGGTAGAGGTTGTGGAAGGTGGATTTCTGGATCTAGGGTTCACGCTGTATCGTGTGAGATTCAATGTGATGGAGGTGGAGGGAAACGAGAAGCAGTGTATAACTCGATCTACGATCGAGTACGAGCTCAAAGAAGAAGCTGCAGCTAATTTTGAAATCGCTTCCATTAAACCATACATTGGCCTCATGCTGCTTTGTGCTAAGTATTTGCTCcgcaacaatgacaattga